CGGCTTTCGCACCGCGCACGGCGGCGTTGATCTCCTCCGTGTAGAGGTGTCTCCCTTCTTCAAACATCGCTGCACCGCCGTTCACCTGCTCCCATACGACGATGCCGCTGACCCCTTCCATATCCGACATGATGAGTACTCGCATTGTTCCACTCCCTTTCTATTGGGTTCAGAAGATTTCAACTTACAGTATACCATCTTGCCTTAAAAAGACAAGCGGCAAATTGCGCCAAACGAATGTTTGACATACATTTCGCATTGTGATATAATTCTGTTGTTGCAAAAAACGCTCAATCTCACAACATAAATTGACGAATACATAATTTAAACTTGCTATATGGACACAATTAAAGC
The genomic region above belongs to Candidatus Poribacteria bacterium and contains:
- a CDS encoding M55 family metallopeptidase is translated as MRVLIMSDMEGVSGIVVWEQVNGGAAMFEEGRHLYTEEINAAVRGAKA